Part of the Syntrophobacterales bacterium genome, ACCCGTGCGCCGCCATGATGTTCTTCCATGATCGAGAAAGCCTCTTCAATGGTTATCGGTTCCCGGTAATAGAAATAAGGTAATCTCATTAAGACCCTCCTATATCATAATAACCAACCAAGACAAAGGTGCTTCGCCGGAAAGCGCATATGAGAGGTATTTATGCCCTGTCTCCACGGACATCTGTGGTTTTCAGGACAATACCGGACCCAAGATGAACCTGCCTGTCCGATTCCTGATCAATACATTCGTCGTTCAACCGGTCCGTAGGTCTCTTTGCCTTTCCTCTGAGCCTCGGCAAGGTCCCCGGGTGCGGCCAGATCTATATTAGCCGTAATCTTTATGTAACCTTATATTATAGACATGCTGTCGGTCAACTGCTTATTGCATTATATGTGGTCGCAGGAAATAGTCGATGTCGCGCCGCTCTCCTTGTATGGCCATCCTTTTTCGGCCCCTGCGTGGGAATGAACCAACTGGTATTCATTCGAAAACGCTGGTGTAGCTGAAGTTTTCAACTGTCACGAGGGAGATTGTTCGCCCGCCGAAAATAAACATGTCGTCGGTTCTTCCCGGCACACCGTCGGCCATTCGCAGAAATATCCTTCCGCAATCATATTTCCTGTCACTGAACCACACGAAGTCTTTTGTCGCATAACGCAAAAGGAACTCGTCTTCACGGAAGAGATTGGATAGCGCAAGCTCGCCGGTCCCACCTTCAGTCATAGATTTAACGGCCTCCGCATTGAAGTATTCGGACATGAAAATACTATACTGTCATCATGCGCGTCACTTTGAACAACATATTCAAAAATATACAACTGATGTGCACATCGTCTTGTCTCCCGGCAAAATTTTCCGGAATCCGCTTTAAAATAGTTCCGGATGGAGTGGAGCCTGGCATTTGGCGGAGACTTCTGATGTGCTGGGCCCTAATGTTCTAATGCTTCCGGTCGTATCTCAGTAAAAAGTCAAGCGCTAAAGGGCGAAAACAAGAGGCTTGACACATGTTCGGAGGGGCAGTATAAGAAGAGGAGTTTTGGGCGCTTTAGGGCGCAATAAAGGAACCCGGTGACGGTCATGGACGTAATAGGGGCGGTCCCGCCGCTTTAACCGGGACGAAAACCAAGATAGCTGCTGAACTTGATTTGGGAAGGCTGGCGAGCAAGAATGAACCGGGCGTTAGAAGACTTTGCCCGAAAAAGAGTTCGCGTTCCGTGTGGGAGCGGAGCGGCCGATTCCCCGTGGAAGAAGAGGATAAAGTCAAACCAGGGCGCAACCCTCAGGGTATCTTTGCCTTGAGGATTTTTTGTTTATGGGGTGTGAGCGTCTGAAAGAGAGGCGGTCTTCGGGGCTGACAACGGAAAAAAGCTCGTGTCCGAAGAAGACTTGGACATGTACGGTAGACGCGGCATGATCATGCGCTCAAAAAAAAAGGGGGGGAGAAATGGAATTATTAAAAAATGCAGTGAAGAAGATAAAACCGGTGGAGGAAAAATGGGCCGTCATTGCCCAAGCGCGCCTTGACAGTCTCACAAAACCGCAGGACAGCCTGGGGAGACTTGAGGAATTTGTCAGGAGGTTGGTGGGAATAGCTAGGCACGAGATGCCGGTCCTTGATAAAAAGGTAATATTTACCTTTGCGGGAGACCACGGCGTGGTTGAGGAAGGCGTCTCCGCATTCCCGAAGGAAGTGACACCAGAGATGGTCCGTAATTTCCTTAATGGCGGGGCTGGCATCAATGTTCTGGCAAGGCATGCGGGATCGGATGTGGTGGTAGTCGACATGGGGGTTGATTACGACTTCGGCGGGGTTCCCGGTCTGGTCGACAGAAAGATCATGAGAGGGACCCGAAACTTCGTTAAGGGGCCGGCCATGACCAGCGAAGAAACAGTGCAGTGCATTGAGGCCGGGATAGAGCTTGCGGGTATATACGCATCAAAGGGCTACATGATTATGGGGACCGGTGATATGGGCATAGGCAACACCACGCCGTCGAGTGCCATCGCGGCGGTTGTTACCGGGAGAATTCCCAGAGAAGTGACCGGACGGGGCACTGGTATTACTGATGAAGGTTTGGCGAAAAAGATTGCGGTTATCGAGGCGGGAATCCGCTTCAATAGACCGGACCCTAAGGATGGTATTGATGTGCTTTCCAAGGTAGGAGGAACGGAGATAGGAGGAATAGCGGGGTTGATTCTCGGTGCCGCGTCACACCGTGTACCTGTGGTCGTGGACGGCCTCATCTCCACAGCGGGAGCTC contains:
- the cobT gene encoding nicotinate-nucleotide--dimethylbenzimidazole phosphoribosyltransferase, with the protein product MELLKNAVKKIKPVEEKWAVIAQARLDSLTKPQDSLGRLEEFVRRLVGIARHEMPVLDKKVIFTFAGDHGVVEEGVSAFPKEVTPEMVRNFLNGGAGINVLARHAGSDVVVVDMGVDYDFGGVPGLVDRKIMRGTRNFVKGPAMTSEETVQCIEAGIELAGIYASKGYMIMGTGDMGIGNTTPSSAIAAVVTGRIPREVTGRGTGITDEGLAKKIAVIEAGIRFNRPDPKDGIDVLSKVGGTEIGGIAGLILGAASHRVPVVVDGLISTAGALIAYIIEPAVKDYIFAAHNSVEQGHRIMLETMGLAPILDLGLRLGEGTGAALAMILIEAGLKIYKEMTTFKEAGVSKAI